The proteins below come from a single Iocasia fonsfrigidae genomic window:
- the fliE gene encoding flagellar hook-basal body complex protein FliE: MIKGLELSNDLQLLTGIDRESGVGEKQELSFVDMLKEQINGVNSLKIEADKLNADFTLGKTDNIHQVMIATEKAKVALDLTAAIQNKAAGAYKEIMQMQM, translated from the coding sequence ATGATTAAAGGTTTGGAATTATCGAATGACCTGCAGTTATTAACTGGTATTGACAGGGAATCTGGGGTTGGTGAAAAGCAGGAATTATCTTTTGTAGATATGCTAAAAGAACAGATAAACGGGGTTAATAGTCTAAAAATTGAGGCAGATAAACTTAATGCTGACTTTACCCTTGGCAAGACAGATAATATTCATCAGGTGATGATAGCTACTGAGAAAGCGAAAGTTGCCCTGGATCTTACTGCTGCTATTCAAAATAAGGCGGCAGGCGCATATAAAGAGATAATGCAGATGCAGATGTAA
- the flgC gene encoding flagellar basal body rod protein FlgC — translation MFDSFDVSSSGMTAQRLRMDIIADNIANVNTTRNAEGETYRRKVPVFQEKDTSSFKKLLKARLGQDSSAEGVEVVSIAEDQSPFKIIYNPSHPDADEEGYVEMPNIDISSEMVDMISASRSYEANITALNTAKNMALKALEIGRG, via the coding sequence GTGTTTGATTCTTTTGATGTTAGTTCATCTGGAATGACAGCTCAGAGGCTCAGGATGGATATTATTGCCGATAATATTGCTAATGTTAATACCACCCGGAATGCTGAAGGGGAGACATACCGTCGTAAGGTGCCGGTTTTTCAGGAAAAGGATACAAGTTCCTTCAAGAAATTACTGAAGGCCAGGCTTGGTCAGGATTCTTCTGCTGAAGGGGTAGAGGTGGTCAGTATTGCTGAAGACCAGTCACCTTTTAAAATAATTTATAATCCGTCTCATCCTGATGCTGATGAAGAGGGTTATGTAGAGATGCCGAATATTGATATAAGTTCAGAAATGGTCGATATGATCAGTGCTTCCCGGTCTTATGAGGCCAATATCACGGCTTTGAATACTGCCAAGAATATGGCTTTAAAGGCCCTGGAGATAGGGCGGGGTTAG
- the flgB gene encoding flagellar basal body rod protein FlgB has protein sequence MVSVINLMSRGLDGALDRQQALADNLANIDTPNYKRKDVDFISVLREESEKSSSLSLKTTNERHIAGSKTEANSFKSLALRESNYRNDKNNVDVDVEMAEVAKNGVYYNTLAKQINDQFRILKDVISKGGSQ, from the coding sequence ATGGTTTCAGTAATTAATTTAATGAGTCGGGGTCTTGATGGGGCTCTTGACAGACAGCAAGCCCTGGCTGATAATCTAGCTAATATTGATACACCAAACTATAAGCGGAAAGATGTTGATTTTATTAGTGTTTTACGGGAAGAGAGTGAAAAGAGTTCCTCTCTATCGTTAAAGACCACTAATGAAAGGCATATTGCTGGTAGCAAGACAGAGGCAAACTCTTTTAAAAGCTTAGCACTAAGGGAGAGTAATTATCGTAATGATAAAAATAATGTTGATGTAGATGTTGAGATGGCTGAGGTTGCCAAAAATGGTGTTTATTATAATACACTGGCTAAACAGATTAACGACCAGTTCCGCATCTTAAAAGATGTTATTAGTAAAGGGGGTAGTCAATAG